TAGAAAGGCGTAAATAGTAATCGTTGTCCCAAGAACACCAAACAAGGCCAAAAGTGTCCTTGATGCGAAACTGTCGAATAGTTTTTTTAATAAGTTGTCTTCCATATTTGCTTTCTAATTAACTGCCACTTTGGATTAGCTCTTTCAGTCATGCCTTGCCGCTATCGGTTGGTATATGTTGCTGAGCGGATTTCGGAGAGCGTTCATTTCCTGTAGGACTGAGAAGCGTTCCTCCAATCTTTTGTTTAAAAACGCTCTAAAAGTAATATTTTCATCTGAATTGAAATGTTATTCGTTCTTTTATCTACTTAGCAAGCCCTAATTTCATAAATCAACCCGATAAGCCTTACGCTTACCGGGTCGAAGTCTGTTTATAAGTTGTTCGATATTAATCTATCATGCCTTCAATAAGCAATTATTGCACGATGCGGGACACCACAATGGAAACGGTACGCTGGTCGTTACTACCGACTGCAACTACGCGAAACCAATACTTCTGTCCTGACTTCAGTCCTTTGAAGGTGAATTCCGACTTGGTAGTCGGCTCATTGGTCCACACACTACTGTCGCTAAGCGGGTCAGTCGTGTATTGGAAGATGTAAGACTTAGCGCCGGCCAATCCATCACAAGATGCAACCAGCTCTCCGGGATTTTTCCCGTCAAACACTTTGACATTCTGTGGTTGGTCAAGCTCGACAGTCGATGTGCGCTCTTTGCTCACATCAAAACCTGAACTCAACATAATGGTGCGGCTACCGTTAGCTTCAAGCTCTACATATCGAGCCCAACGGTGCTTCAGGTCAATGACCTCTACCCGTTTTTCATTTTTAAGAGCAATCTTGACCCGGTCGCCCGATTGGGCTGCCGACAGACTGCCGTCATATTCAACTTTGAGATTTTCATCCTCCGCAACTGTAGGCTTAGGGTCTGGAAAACTTGGATTCCCCTTTATATTGGAGATAATCCGTCCCAGACTCACACTTAGCTCCGAATCAGAATACCGTTCGTAACTATTTAATATTCGGCAAGTACTCATGGAAATAAAATTAGAAGTTCGTTACTAAAGAAAAATCAATCAAAAATG
The nucleotide sequence above comes from Parabacteroides sp. FAFU027. Encoded proteins:
- a CDS encoding fibronectin type III domain-containing protein codes for the protein MSTCRILNSYERYSDSELSVSLGRIISNIKGNPSFPDPKPTVAEDENLKVEYDGSLSAAQSGDRVKIALKNEKRVEVIDLKHRWARYVELEANGSRTIMLSSGFDVSKERTSTVELDQPQNVKVFDGKNPGELVASCDGLAGAKSYIFQYTTDPLSDSSVWTNEPTTKSEFTFKGLKSGQKYWFRVVAVGSNDQRTVSIVVSRIVQ